A genome region from Microplitis mediator isolate UGA2020A chromosome 4, iyMicMedi2.1, whole genome shotgun sequence includes the following:
- the LOC130666290 gene encoding uncharacterized protein LOC130666290 → MGRDSRKVSRELRSSEKINKSRSVKRKNVFNPKTAERDESIQSTSSKKLKQNTEDDVPEDSSTEFRIINFIQVFTAISALIKCKKCDGNVVFQTASTRGLGFKIVVACNNCGNEYIPSCSFVGHSYEINRRFIFVMRILGIGYEGLCKFCGLMDMPSFLDKSTHTILLKQILNCSKAVAETFMTKAVNEEKQAMPTTENEDINHLTVSGDGTWQKRGYTSSFGVSSIIGYFTGKILDINIKSAYCKLCEYWKKKTNTVEFEEWYQSHEDVCSANHQGSSGKMEVDAMVEMFSYSETKYGVKYANYIGDGDSKTYSGIIKSDPYENTTVNKKECIGHVQKRMGSRLRTLKSKQKGLGGRGKLTGKLIDKLTVYYGLAIRRHCDSIENMKSAIMATFYHYGSSDEKPNHDMCPKGEESWCSYQRAEARGELDTFSHDYSPLPSDLLKAIKPIYEDLSNENLLSRCVGGFNQNNNESFNQLVWKICPKTVNTSFTIVQIAAYVAMCIFNEGINSLLVLMNTLGLNCGPNSHRYAERMDAARIKVADKRANDNTREGRLQRRHQQIDILEAAMSAEELLYGPGIDDSV, encoded by the exons atgggacgtgattctagaaaggtttcaagagaacttcggagttctgaaaaaattaataagtcgcgttcagtcaaaagaaagaatgtttttaatccgaaaacagccgaacgtgatgaaagtattcagagtacatcttctaaaaaattaaaacaaaacactgaagatgatgtacctgaagacagcagtactgaatttcgaataataaattttattcaggtattcactgcaatttctgctcttataaaatgtaaaaaatgtgatggaaatgtagtgtttcaaacagcaagtacacgtgggctgggattcaaaattgtagttgcatgtaataactgtggaaatgaatatattccttcctgttctttcgttgggcattcttatgaaataaacagacgtttcatttttgtaatgagaatactaggaataggatacgaaggattgtgcaagttttgcggcctgatggacatgccgtcttttttagataaatctacgcatacaattttactgaaacagattttgaattgtagtaaagccgtcgcagaaaccttcatgacgaaagctgtgaatgaagaaaagcaagcaatgccaacaactgaaaatgaagatataaatcatctaactgtatcgggagatggaacctggcaaaaacggggatatacatcgtcatttggagtttcttctataattggctattttactggaaagattcttgacataaacattaaaagtgcatattgtaagctatgtgagtattggaaaaaaaaaacaaatactgttgagttcgaggaatggtatcaatcgcatgaagatgtgtgttctgctaatcatcaagggtcttctgggaaaatggaggtggatgcgatggtcgaaatgttttcgtattctgaaactaaatatggagttaagtatgccaactatattggtgatggtgactccaagacctattcaggaattataaaatcagatccttacgaaaatacaactgtaaataaaaaggaatgtatagggcatgtccaaaagcggatggggagtcgattacgtacgctgaagagtaaacaaaaaggtcttggtggtcgaggtaagctcacaggaaaattaatagacaaactaactgtgtactatggtttagcaatacgccggcattgtgattctattgaaaatatgaaatctgctataatggcaaccttttatcactacggctcgagtgatgaaaaaccgaatcatgatatgtgtccaaaaggcgaagaatcttggtgctcttaccagcgcgctgaagcaagaggagagcttgataccttttctcacgattattctcctttaccttctgatcttttaaaagctatcaagcctatatacgaagatcttagtaatgaaaatttactttcaagatgtgtaggtggattcaatcagaataataatgaaagctttaaccaactagtatggaaaatatgtccaaaaacggtaaatactagttttactatcgtacaaatagctgcatacgttgctatgtgtatatttaatgagggtataaattcattattagtcttgatgaatacactaggacttaattgtgggcctaattctcatcggtatgcagaaagaatggatgctgcacgtatcaaagtagcagataagcgcgctaatgataacacccgagaaggtcgattgcaacgtaggcaccagcaaatcgatattttggaagctgctatgtcggctgaagagctattatatggtccaggaatagatgactcagt atga